DNA from Rhipicephalus sanguineus isolate Rsan-2018 chromosome 11, BIME_Rsan_1.4, whole genome shotgun sequence:
ATGCTCGGAAAGTCTGGAGAAAGACGCAAGCGATGGAACCTTCATTTGGTGGTCGTTTTCCAAGTGATGCGCAGACTGTCGTAGTTTTTCCGTCGTTCTTGTTGACATAGTCTGTCTTCCGCGAACACCTGTCGGGATCACACATGCTTGTAGCGTGTCGCGCTTGGCATCTCGAGCAGGAGATCTTCCTTTTGCAGTCCCGTGCCCGATGTCCTTTGGTGGTGCAGCGGAAACACCTCTTGTCATTGGACAGTAGTTCTTTTTTCTGCGTCAGTGGTAACTCAGCTGTGCACAGTTCAGATTTGTGTTGACTGGACGAGCAGAAGACGCAGTTGTCCTTTTTTGGTTCCCTTGACGCGTTGCTGTGAAGCACAGATGACGTAGGTTTCCCACGGCGAGAATACGTCAACTGACTTGCCGCGGGCGTTGTTCCGAATTCTCGTCTTCCAGCGTCATTGAAATCGCTCTTCTCTAAGCTTTCCAGCTCAATGCCCAGGAAGTTGAGCAGACCATCCAGTCCCACGGGTGTAGCATCACTTCTCGAGTCACATGCCACCTGGACGGCACACGACCGATGATACTAAACGACTATGTCCCGTGGAAGAGCACGCAATAGGATGTCGCAGAGCATAGATGAGAAGGATGCCTTGTGCACACCCAGAGTCTCGAGTCCGCGGATATTGACGAGAACGTGGTCGTACAAGTTGCGTAGGGCTTTCGTGTCATTTGATGAACGAACAGGGGTCAACATCCGTAGTTTAGCAAAGTACTCTTGTTCCAGGCGCGTCTTGTCACCAAAGCGCTTCTGTAGCATGGTGATGGCGTCGTTGTAGCAACTCTCAGTCGTCGGAAGTCCCGCAATTACTGATGCAGCATCTCCTTTCAGATACAGTCGTAGGTAATGGAACTTCTCTGTTGCAGTGATTCGGACGTTACTGTGAACAATGTGGTCGAACTGTTCCCAAAATTCCGTCCACTTGCATAGGTCTCCAGAGAAAGGAGCTATTGTCAGTTTAGGCAATCTGACTCCAGTTCCGTCTAATGGTGCTGCGATCGTTTGGGCGACCGTTCCTTCGGTTAGTGTCGACGACTGTAGCATGCGATCTTTTTTACTGAGAATCTCTGCGAGAGTTCGCGTCGCATTATCTTCATATTCCAGGACGGCGTTATACTCGGCCTCGAACTCTTCGTCGGGAATGTGCTGCTCGATCTGGTTGTTCAAGTTCTGAAGCTCGTCGTTGTTAGCCTTCAGCCTCTCATATATGGAATTGAGCTGGTCATAAGATGCAGAGTCGTTAGCGAGAAGAGCACGGATGGATTCGAGCTTGCAAGCAACAGGCAAGTCGCCATTACTCGACTAGAAAAGCTTGTCAACCGTCTCAGCGCCAAGAAGGGACTGTTCGAAACGTATGACTGTACCATGAAGAGAGTGTTGCACGACTGCAACGTATGCAAACGCTTCAGTGTGGGCCCAGGAAGAGCTGAGACTGCTCCAATGGCAAGCCATCGACTGTCACCGACGAACCCGTTGGAAGTGGTAGAAGTCGCAGGTAATTCCAAACGAGCAGATGCCATACGCAGACACACCTATAGAAAGCTACTAGTTGAAAGATTTTGGAAGCGGTGGCAAAAGGAATACCTGTTGCAACTACGATCTGCGCACTGTACTGACACCAGATCAACCAAAGCAGTGAAACAAGGGGACGTCGTGCTCGTGCATGCTGACAACGCGCCACGCCAGCTATGGAAGCTTGCAAGGGTCATGGAAGGGACCATAGAGCCGACGGCCTCATTCGTTCCTGCAAGATCAAGTTGCAAGGAGGTCTTCTTGTGATCAGGCCGATACAAAGACTCTACCCGCTTGAATTGCGTACCTAACTTTGGCGTGGCCGGGAATGTTGATTATTTGCACGTTCCGGGCTGGGTCAAGGAACTGAGGAAGAAGAGGAGCGCGAGAGCACTTGCCTCGTTTATAATCCTCGTGTTCTGTGCTCGCCGCGACGTCCGCTTCGACTTCAGTCGGTCCATGCCTGTGCAGTTGACTGGTAGCCGTCCGCTGTTTCCTGGCTTTcaatcccgggtttcggcaccaaatgtttAAACGATGGCGTTCCAGACACTGCGATCAGACTCAACTCCGTCATAAAGGCACAAGGTAAAATATACTTTTATTTGAGCTGCGTGTGGAAGCGCTCTGCTTTCAGTTCTGAGCGTCCCCGCCGCTCGTGCTCTCGCGCTCCTCTTCTTCCTCAGTTCCTTGACCCAGCCCGGAACGTGCAAATAATCAACAGGAGTCTCAGTCGTCTGTACCTAAGCATCGAATCCTCCGGTGACTTCAAGCGCTGTGCCAGTTAAGCATGAGCTAGCAGTTGGCGAGCACAGAAATGTGATAGCCTCGGCAATCTCCCGCGGCTGGGCTGGTCTTCGGCGGGGCCCTGGGGATACGGGAGTGTTTGCGTGCTTTTGACTTAGGGCAGCCGTCATGGGCGTGTCCGTCCAACCGGGAAGAACTGCGTTGCAGCGGATGCCATGGCTCGCCAGTTCCTGAGCCGCCGACTTCGTCAGAGCCACGACTCCGGCTTTGGAAGCGGCGTAAGCGCTGCAACGTGATCTGCCAGCTTTGGCCGCGATACTGGCAACGTTCAGGATTGCGGCGCCTCCATGGGGCATTGCCTTCTCCTGGCGTAGCATCTCTCGTGCGGCCGCTCGGTTGATTAGGAACGTACCCTGCATAAACAGTAAAAACAATACCGAATTGACGATCTTCACTGACGCTTTCCTTTCGCACTTCGAATGAAGGTTCGCAGGCATTATATAAGTCCACCTTCACCTGCCCATCTCCCTCTAAAAAGTACGCTCACAAGAGTCGTACCTTCTAGGTATTATTTTGTGACTGCTATTGTAGAAACTCGTCATGGTTTCGTTTCGGAGCAGGCCTAAGCGTTGGACATCCGCCATGGGTGTATATTCCAAGCACGCATCGCTTCGACGAAAGCACAGGGAGAGTGGCAAGCTTCTTTGGAAGCCGTCAGTCGCCTGTGGGAGCATTTGCTGCTGACTCGGGCATCCTCCGCCGCATGGTCTAATCGTGCGAAGGAACATTTCTTGCCTCTATGGCATCTCGTGATATGCCGCAAAATTATTTCCGTAGAACGCCGATCTATATTTTGAAAACGTctcgtcatattttttttttactctatgtCAACAACGAAAGCAGTCCAGTGTTTCGTATAACGACATCTGTTAAAAAATTCTAGCTGCATGAACGGAGAACAAACCATCTACAGTTCGGAAGCCCCAACGGCACAAGCTCACCTTTAAATTGACCCTTACGACATCGTCGAACATCTCATCTGTGGTGTCGCCGAGAAGTGCCATGTGGAGAATGCCGGCACAGCTGACGACTATGCTCAGTGGCTGAGGGTACGAAGTCCTGATGAAGTCGAAGAGATGCTCTACCGAGAACGTGTCGCCGACATCCACGAAGATGGCTTGGTGCTTGGCTTCGCCTACGTCGAAACAGCCAACAAGGTGAGACACGCCACTCGTGAGTGCCTGTTTAAAATAATCTAAAGAAGTAGTTGAGCTTTAATACCATGAGCACTTTGCTTTCACTATTTGTCGCTGGAAAACTGCGATTTCAACTACCGAGGATGCACTGCCATTTAACTGGAATTTCGTAAGGCATCATTATTCTTTTCTTGGTACCATAAATACCGGCATTAATGGCGGAGGTGCGCCCAATAATTTACATTCAGTGCATTTTGCATAGGCCATTGTAACTTGTTTTTGCTTGTAAGCTTACGTTATTGCGGTAACTATTTGTATTATATGGTATGCTACGGATCAGGGGATATTGAGATATCAACACCTAGATCGATAGAAGCTTGTCACAAG
Protein-coding regions in this window:
- the LOC119375175 gene encoding estradiol 17-beta-dehydrogenase 8-like, which translates into the protein MALLGDTTDEMFDDVVRVNLKGTFLINRAAAREMLRQEKAMPHGGAAILNVASIAAKAGRSRCSAYAASKAGVVALTKSAAQELASHGIRCNAVLPGWTDTPMTAALSQKHANTPVSPGPRRRPAQPREIAEAITFLCSPTASSCLTGTALEVTGGFDA